In Leptospira ellinghausenii, the following proteins share a genomic window:
- a CDS encoding ATP-dependent zinc protease family protein translates to MSISKNSIHHKILKFTSNSCLICIYIVIITLFFNCFGSGQVVEKKPDQHVKPIVIPPQYLKPIVGRVEWVEFPNWKLKLRARIDTGALSCSINAVNIERVVENGETFILFDTFVNEKPIRLKSKFVKEAKVTSTSGVSEKRIMISEVIKIGKYKEETMINLNDRTNLNYPILIGRNFLRGKFLVDVSLSHQLGD, encoded by the coding sequence ATGAGTATTTCTAAAAATTCAATTCATCATAAAATTCTAAAATTCACATCTAATTCTTGCCTGATTTGTATTTATATTGTAATAATAACTTTGTTTTTCAATTGTTTTGGTTCTGGGCAGGTGGTGGAAAAAAAACCAGACCAACATGTGAAACCAATTGTGATTCCTCCTCAATATTTAAAACCAATTGTCGGGAGAGTGGAATGGGTAGAGTTTCCAAACTGGAAATTAAAACTTAGAGCAAGAATTGATACTGGTGCTCTCTCTTGTTCCATTAATGCTGTGAACATTGAAAGAGTGGTTGAGAATGGTGAAACCTTTATTTTGTTTGATACTTTTGTAAACGAAAAACCAATTCGATTAAAAAGTAAGTTTGTAAAGGAAGCAAAAGTGACTAGTACTTCTGGTGTTTCTGAAAAACGGATTATGATTAGTGAAGTCATAAAAATTGGAAAATACAAGGAAGAAACCATGATCAATTTAAATGATCGAACAAATCTAAATTATCCGATTTTGATTGGTAGGAATTTTTTACGCGGTAAATTTTTAGTGGATGTGTCATTATCACATCAATTAGGGGATTAA
- a CDS encoding LIC_13241 domain-containing protein, whose amino-acid sequence MNSIGLNDLPFLKELSIIAYKWLSERFPISDNQSNFDPNSELIFPIRWKTKIDGEIFEWVVSDMGSITLRLGRMEGNRRNPAPIFYLSLLKKEGAEFQWADPEGNSVSFPDPSIIDDVRSRVQLYLDSVT is encoded by the coding sequence ATGAATTCAATCGGTCTAAACGATTTACCTTTTTTAAAAGAACTATCGATCATCGCCTATAAGTGGTTATCTGAAAGATTTCCGATTTCAGATAACCAATCAAATTTTGATCCAAATTCTGAACTTATATTCCCCATTCGATGGAAAACCAAAATTGACGGTGAGATCTTTGAATGGGTAGTCTCTGATATGGGATCCATTACACTCAGGTTAGGTAGAATGGAAGGAAACCGCCGTAACCCAGCACCAATTTTTTATTTGAGCCTTCTGAAAAAAGAAGGAGCAGAGTTCCAATGGGCCGATCCTGAAGGGAATTCCGTATCTTTTCCTGATCCTTCCATCATAGATGATGTGAGATCCCGGGTTCAATTGTATTTGGATTCGGTAACTTGA
- a CDS encoding 7TM domain-containing protein encodes MDRKTYITIVILILLPILSILYKLNVAELSLLPVAVDDTVNLQVVISPKENVAISEVVFPIPKQFVQAKVLKSNTKTDDLDFRVQKKQYGHLGIWEGEDWNSHIGYYAKIKMLPYENKDPEPEIPTPSKKTLTKEPYYLSLKQFSTDEISLAKKLYEQIHPYDKDNVASAKQIYYFISEEIINSHKDITLSDTIRLNSGNAYTQALLFSLLCRMRGIQARTVAGFDLNRLTEKDNKNKITFWNEVRFHGKWYFVSTYKSIFASPVTGYLPLWKSVEEKRNLGEDPVTFRYTAYITKSNVNRYNFKEYSEEIASSNSFLRYYSLYSLPTPLQNLFRLVILIPIGALVLSIARNMIGIPTFGIFTPILLAMFFYETNLWFGIGFFLLMIALGFFERFALDKFYLLAVPRLSILLTITVLTLILFSIINEEISIFNQMSVTLFPIVITTIFVERFSIMIIEEGVMNTLVTLFGTLVIALISYMIFFFGSLQILFFTHPELLLIVIAIQIFLGLYKGYRISELFRFKEIFKS; translated from the coding sequence TTGGATCGTAAAACCTATATCACAATTGTAATTTTGATTCTCTTACCCATTCTTTCTATTCTGTATAAATTGAATGTTGCTGAGTTATCGCTTTTGCCAGTAGCAGTTGATGATACAGTCAATTTACAAGTAGTGATCTCTCCAAAGGAAAATGTTGCCATCTCTGAAGTTGTATTTCCAATCCCGAAACAATTTGTGCAAGCAAAGGTATTAAAATCGAATACCAAAACCGATGATTTGGATTTTCGTGTACAAAAAAAACAGTATGGTCATTTGGGAATTTGGGAAGGGGAAGATTGGAATTCCCACATAGGTTATTATGCGAAAATCAAAATGTTGCCCTATGAGAACAAAGATCCAGAACCTGAAATTCCAACTCCTTCTAAAAAAACACTAACTAAAGAACCTTATTATCTTTCGTTAAAACAATTTTCCACGGATGAAATTTCTTTAGCAAAAAAACTTTATGAACAAATTCATCCGTATGATAAAGATAATGTAGCATCCGCAAAACAAATTTATTATTTTATTTCAGAAGAAATTATCAATTCCCATAAAGATATCACATTATCTGACACCATTCGATTGAATAGTGGAAATGCATATACCCAAGCCTTACTTTTTTCATTACTTTGCCGAATGAGAGGGATACAAGCACGAACTGTTGCAGGATTTGATTTGAACAGGCTAACCGAAAAGGACAACAAAAACAAAATCACTTTTTGGAATGAAGTAAGGTTTCATGGGAAATGGTATTTTGTATCTACTTATAAAAGTATTTTTGCAAGTCCTGTAACGGGTTATCTACCTCTTTGGAAATCGGTTGAAGAAAAAAGGAATTTAGGTGAAGACCCAGTAACGTTTCGTTATACGGCTTATATTACCAAATCAAATGTAAATCGATATAATTTTAAAGAATATAGTGAAGAGATTGCTTCTAGTAATAGTTTTTTAAGATATTATTCTCTTTATAGTTTACCAACACCTTTACAAAACTTGTTTCGTTTGGTGATATTGATTCCAATTGGAGCACTTGTGTTGTCAATTGCTAGAAATATGATTGGGATTCCTACGTTTGGAATTTTTACTCCTATCTTACTTGCTATGTTTTTTTATGAAACAAATCTATGGTTTGGGATTGGGTTTTTTCTTTTGATGATTGCCCTTGGTTTCTTTGAAAGGTTTGCCCTCGACAAGTTTTATTTACTTGCCGTACCCAGATTGTCTATATTACTCACTATTACTGTTCTCACTTTGATACTTTTTTCCATCATCAATGAAGAGATTTCTATATTTAACCAAATGAGTGTTACCTTATTCCCAATTGTGATCACAACGATATTTGTAGAAAGGTTTTCAATTATGATCATTGAAGAAGGAGTCATGAATACCTTAGTTACTTTGTTTGGGACTTTGGTCATCGCTCTCATCAGTTATATGATTTTTTTCTTTGGTTCCTTACAGATTTTATTTTTTACTCATCCAGAGTTACTGCTCATTGTGATTGCGATTCAAATATTTCTTGGTTTGTATAAAGGGTATCGTATTTCCGAACTTTTTCGGTTTAAGGAAATTTTTAAATCGTGA
- the mazG gene encoding nucleoside triphosphate pyrophosphohydrolase encodes MNPPNFDSPIQNLLKLTSDLRSPEGCPWDKEQTHLSVIPHLLEETYEVVDTIERGDDTHLREELGDLLFQITFHSQLAKERGAFSFDDVANDVFQKLVYRHPHVYGNKQGIGSGEEVLTQWDQLKQKEKEKKGIDSSDTSILAGIPKSLPAIQRSEKIQSKVTKHGFDWPTVSGVFQKFQEEIGELDVELQKQGSLHSKKLKYDAHIEDELGDLFFLLVNLSRKLSIDPETCLRRANEKFESRFRTLEGLVEQTGKNLKDYSLEELDRFWDQAKLQLRNI; translated from the coding sequence GTGAACCCTCCCAATTTTGATTCACCGATCCAAAACCTACTCAAACTTACCAGTGACCTTCGTAGTCCCGAAGGTTGTCCTTGGGACAAAGAACAAACCCATTTGTCAGTTATCCCCCATTTACTCGAAGAAACTTACGAAGTGGTTGATACAATTGAACGTGGTGATGATACCCATTTACGAGAGGAATTAGGAGACTTACTTTTCCAGATTACCTTCCATAGCCAACTCGCAAAAGAACGAGGGGCATTTTCATTTGATGATGTTGCAAATGATGTCTTTCAAAAATTGGTGTATCGCCACCCCCATGTGTATGGAAACAAACAAGGAATTGGTTCGGGTGAAGAAGTTCTCACCCAATGGGACCAATTAAAGCAGAAGGAAAAAGAGAAAAAAGGAATCGATAGTTCCGATACAAGTATCCTTGCAGGAATTCCGAAATCACTCCCTGCCATCCAACGATCAGAAAAAATCCAATCAAAGGTCACCAAACATGGGTTTGATTGGCCAACAGTTTCAGGAGTGTTTCAAAAATTCCAAGAAGAAATTGGTGAACTAGATGTGGAACTACAAAAACAAGGATCTCTCCATTCTAAAAAATTAAAATATGATGCCCACATTGAAGATGAATTGGGTGATTTATTTTTTTTACTCGTGAACTTATCTCGAAAACTCTCCATCGATCCTGAAACTTGCCTTCGCCGTGCGAATGAAAAATTTGAGTCTAGGTTTCGTACTTTAGAAGGACTTGTCGAACAAACAGGTAAAAATTTAAAGGATTATTCCCTTGAGGAACTTGATCGATTTTGGGACCAAGCAAAATTGCAATTGAGAAATATATGA
- a CDS encoding DUF6580 family putative transport protein produces the protein MFQSRVSVAILMVIATVLSRILPHPPNFTPVLAVSLFSGAYLTERKLALVVPILAMLVSDFYLGFHDLMPVVYGFMVLSVLFGKQIKTSVSKAFGYTLIGSVVFFVVTNFAVWATSGMYSLNVSGLRECFVMAIPFFQNSILGDFVYSGILFGAMALLNRTVFQTVKQTA, from the coding sequence ATGTTCCAATCTCGAGTTTCTGTTGCCATCCTGATGGTGATTGCCACTGTCCTAAGTCGTATTTTACCGCACCCTCCCAATTTTACGCCTGTTTTGGCTGTTTCTCTCTTTTCTGGTGCCTATTTGACTGAAAGAAAGTTAGCCCTAGTGGTTCCCATCCTGGCGATGTTAGTATCTGATTTTTACCTTGGATTCCATGACCTAATGCCAGTTGTTTACGGTTTTATGGTTCTATCTGTTCTGTTTGGAAAACAAATCAAAACTTCAGTTTCAAAAGCATTTGGATATACTTTGATTGGTTCCGTTGTTTTCTTTGTTGTGACAAACTTTGCCGTATGGGCAACAAGTGGGATGTATAGTTTGAATGTTTCTGGTCTCAGAGAATGTTTTGTAATGGCGATTCCATTTTTCCAAAACTCAATTTTAGGTGATTTCGTGTATTCAGGAATTCTATTCGGAGCAATGGCTCTTCTCAATCGCACAGTATTCCAAACAGTAAAACAAACAGCTTAG
- a CDS encoding RibD family protein, translating into MKLSINMAMTLDGKVVRPDGRWYGLTSSEDKTQMDVYRSQSDAVLIGKNSIINDNPIVKIRAVPNALNPRPVILVRKGTLPPDKHVFEESDHIPLIICTKSNLKEIKTSLENKAEIFALDSDDIDPKKVTGILKRKGYKNVLLEGGPKLNFSFLEADLVDRIYITVVPYIIGKTGLAGIADRNSELPGFDKQNWTLKQHFAKGNEIFLVYEKT; encoded by the coding sequence ATGAAATTATCGATTAATATGGCAATGACCTTAGATGGAAAGGTTGTTCGCCCCGATGGCCGCTGGTATGGCCTCACATCTAGTGAAGACAAAACCCAAATGGACGTTTACCGCTCCCAATCCGACGCCGTCCTCATCGGAAAAAACTCCATCATCAATGACAACCCGATCGTAAAAATCCGTGCAGTTCCCAATGCCTTAAATCCAAGGCCTGTCATCCTTGTCCGAAAAGGAACTCTTCCTCCTGACAAACATGTCTTTGAGGAATCTGACCACATCCCGCTCATCATTTGTACAAAATCCAATTTAAAAGAAATCAAAACCAGTTTAGAGAACAAAGCGGAGATCTTTGCTTTGGATTCCGATGACATTGACCCGAAAAAAGTGACAGGGATCCTCAAACGAAAAGGATACAAAAACGTCCTCCTCGAAGGTGGCCCTAAACTCAATTTTTCCTTCTTGGAAGCTGATCTTGTGGACCGCATTTATATCACAGTAGTGCCTTATATCATCGGAAAAACGGGCCTTGCTGGCATAGCCGATCGGAATTCAGAACTACCAGGTTTTGACAAACAGAATTGGACCTTAAAACAACATTTTGCCAAAGGAAACGAGATCTTTCTCGTGTACGAAAAAACTTGA
- the lpxD gene encoding UDP-3-O-(3-hydroxymyristoyl)glucosamine N-acyltransferase, with translation MTQINLTTLQTLLPEAKFLNSETIKNVNFTGLTSLTLAGPTDISFVASKTFVNEAKASKASLLVVSSETAESLSDKTIVVVPKVELATAKIIRLFFPEKQPSGKRSSQIVIDPSAKIGTNTDIGHFVTIGKDSVIGNDCIIEDGVKIGDRVQIGDGARIGKNCVFFDDTIVGKRFIVFGNSTFGGDGFGFVFAEGKHNKIPQVGRVVIGDDVEVGSNCTIDRGALTDTTIGNGCKFDNMVHVAHNCKVGDHVIIAGQSGLAGSVTLGNHVIIGGACAISDHLTLVDGTIIAGGSSLRTSPKTKDVYVGWDLGLTFPEFQKYRVNIKNIVNLNKWLKRIENIEKKVGMDVKES, from the coding sequence ATGACTCAAATCAATCTAACTACACTCCAAACACTTCTTCCAGAAGCAAAATTTTTAAATTCCGAAACAATAAAGAATGTAAACTTTACTGGTCTTACTTCCTTAACACTTGCTGGTCCTACTGACATATCTTTCGTTGCTTCCAAAACCTTTGTCAATGAAGCAAAAGCATCAAAAGCATCTTTACTTGTTGTATCATCTGAAACTGCTGAGTCTCTCAGCGACAAGACAATCGTTGTTGTTCCGAAAGTGGAACTTGCCACAGCAAAAATCATTCGGTTATTCTTTCCAGAAAAACAACCTTCGGGAAAACGAAGCTCACAAATCGTAATTGATCCAAGTGCTAAAATTGGTACCAACACAGATATCGGACATTTTGTAACCATTGGAAAAGACAGTGTGATCGGAAACGATTGTATCATCGAAGACGGTGTCAAAATTGGAGATCGTGTTCAAATTGGTGATGGTGCCCGCATTGGAAAAAACTGTGTCTTCTTTGATGATACCATTGTGGGAAAACGATTCATTGTATTTGGAAATTCCACTTTCGGTGGGGATGGATTTGGTTTTGTTTTCGCAGAAGGAAAACACAATAAAATTCCTCAAGTGGGACGTGTGGTCATTGGTGATGATGTAGAAGTGGGAAGTAATTGTACAATCGATAGAGGAGCCTTAACAGATACAACTATTGGGAACGGATGTAAGTTTGATAATATGGTTCACGTTGCTCACAACTGTAAGGTGGGAGATCACGTAATCATCGCTGGCCAATCAGGTCTTGCTGGAAGTGTTACCTTAGGAAACCACGTGATCATTGGCGGAGCTTGTGCCATTAGTGACCACTTAACACTCGTTGATGGAACAATTATAGCAGGTGGATCAAGTTTAAGAACTTCACCAAAAACAAAAGATGTGTATGTGGGTTGGGATTTAGGACTTACTTTCCCAGAGTTCCAAAAATACCGCGTGAATATCAAAAACATTGTGAACCTAAACAAATGGCTCAAACGAATTGAGAACATTGAAAAAAAAGTGGGGATGGACGTTAAAGAATCCTAA
- a CDS encoding chloride channel protein, whose product MRFPIGLSSVFSIQGPRSIYVYSLLIGLFSGFGAYGFNWALTWTESFTFGNLIGYDPGTPAGDLHFHSVDKVGDLSPLWILFLPAIGGLFVGIITSFFCQEAQGGGTDSLIHAFHFNEGKISTKVPFYKALATILTLGSGGSGGKEGPTAQIGAGFGSSLANFLGAGARARRTLMLAGTAGGLGAIFRAPLGGAITAVEMVYQEDIESDSLVPCVLSSVTAYLTYTSIAGSGSIFSVKEYSLNDYRHIPLYIVLGLLCYVVGYFFVKVYHWVQDIFSKLPLPNFLKPAFGGLIVGCIALLFPEVLGSGFGLIQRMINGEVLTSTSFGFSGPFFLLAVAIFKVFSTSLTVGSGSSGGLLGPSFAIGGMLGAFVGTMANVLFPDLNIIVFPFLLVGMGSFFAGVARAPIAGMIMVCDMIGSYALLPALMIVAMIAVVLSHKISIYRNQIKNRFLSPSHHWDMNQDIMDRIRIQDHFTEFRKYAMVSEHLSLTQLQSNAPGIQASDFILIGSNEEYKGIVSLRKNRILPEYEAELKNLITCGEIVQDVPPVCQKDTLGKALRILLEYDVDKLAIVEENRCLGYLRYIDLFNAYQNEVKNKNKKTKAV is encoded by the coding sequence ATGAGGTTTCCCATCGGTCTAAGTTCTGTGTTTTCGATCCAGGGACCACGTTCGATTTATGTCTATTCCCTGCTCATAGGCTTATTTTCCGGTTTTGGGGCCTATGGATTCAATTGGGCACTCACTTGGACAGAATCCTTTACATTTGGCAATTTGATAGGGTATGATCCAGGGACACCTGCAGGAGATTTGCATTTTCACTCTGTCGACAAAGTAGGGGATCTTTCCCCTCTTTGGATCCTTTTTTTGCCTGCCATTGGTGGCCTCTTTGTTGGTATCATTACTAGTTTTTTCTGCCAAGAGGCACAAGGAGGAGGGACAGATTCACTCATCCACGCTTTCCATTTTAATGAAGGAAAAATTAGCACCAAAGTTCCTTTTTATAAAGCACTAGCCACCATACTCACGTTAGGTTCCGGTGGTTCGGGGGGAAAAGAGGGACCAACTGCTCAGATTGGGGCTGGTTTTGGATCTAGCCTTGCTAACTTTTTGGGAGCAGGTGCCAGAGCAAGGAGAACATTGATGTTAGCTGGAACTGCTGGTGGACTGGGAGCCATCTTTCGTGCACCGTTAGGTGGTGCCATCACAGCAGTTGAGATGGTATACCAGGAAGATATCGAAAGTGATTCACTTGTCCCTTGCGTTTTGTCATCCGTAACTGCTTATCTTACTTACACGAGTATTGCGGGAAGTGGTTCAATCTTTTCTGTTAAAGAATATAGTTTAAATGATTACCGGCATATTCCCCTATACATTGTTCTTGGACTTTTGTGTTATGTGGTAGGTTATTTTTTTGTTAAGGTATACCATTGGGTACAGGATATTTTTTCCAAACTCCCTTTACCAAATTTCTTAAAACCTGCGTTTGGTGGACTCATTGTGGGATGTATTGCCTTATTATTCCCGGAAGTGTTAGGATCTGGATTTGGACTCATCCAAAGGATGATCAATGGAGAAGTGTTAACCTCAACAAGTTTTGGTTTTTCTGGACCGTTTTTTTTACTTGCAGTTGCCATCTTTAAGGTTTTTTCCACTTCCTTAACTGTAGGATCAGGAAGTTCAGGAGGATTGCTTGGACCTTCATTTGCCATAGGAGGTATGTTAGGTGCCTTTGTGGGGACAATGGCAAATGTATTATTTCCTGATCTCAACATCATCGTTTTCCCATTTTTACTCGTAGGCATGGGTTCATTTTTTGCAGGTGTTGCAAGAGCTCCAATTGCAGGAATGATCATGGTATGTGATATGATTGGAAGTTATGCATTACTACCTGCACTTATGATTGTCGCAATGATTGCAGTGGTTTTATCTCATAAAATTTCAATCTATAGGAATCAAATTAAAAACAGATTTTTATCTCCTTCTCACCATTGGGATATGAACCAAGATATCATGGATCGGATTCGCATTCAGGATCATTTTACTGAATTCAGAAAGTATGCGATGGTTTCGGAACATCTTTCCTTAACTCAATTACAATCCAATGCTCCTGGTATCCAAGCAAGTGATTTTATACTCATAGGATCCAATGAAGAATATAAGGGAATTGTCTCACTCAGGAAGAATAGAATCCTTCCAGAATATGAAGCAGAGCTTAAAAATTTAATCACTTGCGGAGAAATTGTACAGGATGTGCCTCCAGTGTGTCAAAAAGATACATTGGGAAAAGCTCTTCGTATCTTATTAGAATATGATGTCGACAAACTTGCTATAGTTGAAGAAAATAGATGTCTAGGATATTTGCGTTATATTGATTTATTTAATGCCTATCAAAATGAAGTGAAAAATAAAAATAAAAAAACAAAAGCAGTATGA
- a CDS encoding LIC10920 family plasminogen-binding lipoprotein: MLRLISILLVLVPFFWGCLKNDNNAALSILDDSTPALYPFNGEVDTSVTTSCGQASPATATTGTTPGTTTGTTGSTGTSTNNTRFSVISQLIFKTKETLNIRFQYDSTQIQGNIDPQQGFILAGGLFGKTVQGTQGTVKWFNQGINIDTSIQNVQQISFFNIEIRLNGTYSTTATNSATILLQCFTTDGVNCTSVTTTSRCFTSDNKTCIVQNTSGDAKSVIISGTIKCNAPNIVPQ; this comes from the coding sequence ATGCTCCGACTGATTTCAATTCTATTGGTTCTTGTTCCTTTTTTTTGGGGATGCCTCAAAAATGATAATAATGCAGCTCTTAGCATCTTAGATGATAGTACCCCTGCTTTATACCCATTCAATGGAGAAGTAGATACGAGTGTAACAACAAGTTGTGGACAAGCCTCTCCGGCCACTGCAACAACAGGAACAACTCCGGGGACAACTACAGGAACCACTGGTTCTACAGGAACAAGCACGAATAACACTCGTTTCTCTGTGATTTCTCAATTAATTTTCAAAACCAAAGAAACTTTGAACATCAGATTTCAATACGACAGCACTCAAATCCAAGGGAACATCGACCCTCAACAGGGATTTATCCTTGCAGGTGGATTGTTTGGAAAAACAGTGCAAGGCACACAAGGAACAGTGAAGTGGTTTAACCAAGGGATCAATATTGATACTTCCATCCAAAACGTTCAGCAAATATCCTTTTTTAATATTGAGATCCGTCTCAATGGTACGTACTCAACAACAGCAACTAACTCTGCTACCATTTTACTCCAATGTTTTACTACTGATGGTGTAAACTGTACTTCTGTCACGACTACTTCTAGATGTTTTACGTCTGATAACAAAACTTGTATTGTTCAAAACACAAGTGGAGATGCAAAATCAGTGATCATATCTGGAACCATAAAATGTAACGCACCTAATATCGTTCCTCAGTAA
- a CDS encoding DoxX family protein — MFYKLLATNKDITLTILRVTLGLVIFPHGAQKVLGSFGGYGFEGTMGFFGSLGIPYIFGVLAIVSEFFGAIGLILGLFTRLAAFGIASTMVVAAVLVHLPNGFFVNNNGYGYEYHILAVGLAIPLIIKGAGSFSLDDVIAHKIEG, encoded by the coding sequence ATGTTTTACAAATTGCTCGCTACTAACAAAGACATCACTCTCACGATCCTTCGTGTGACACTCGGTCTCGTCATTTTCCCACACGGAGCTCAAAAAGTTCTAGGATCTTTCGGTGGATACGGTTTCGAAGGAACTATGGGATTTTTTGGAAGTTTAGGGATCCCTTACATTTTTGGAGTTCTTGCCATCGTTTCAGAATTTTTTGGCGCGATTGGACTCATCCTTGGACTTTTCACTCGCCTTGCAGCGTTTGGAATTGCATCCACTATGGTTGTAGCAGCAGTGCTTGTACACTTACCAAATGGTTTTTTTGTGAACAATAATGGTTACGGTTATGAATACCATATCCTTGCAGTGGGTCTTGCGATTCCATTAATCATCAAAGGTGCTGGATCGTTCTCTTTAGATGATGTCATCGCACATAAAATCGAAGGATAA
- a CDS encoding alpha-L-glutamate ligase-like protein, with product MISIFQKFESAGILGINRRIGEFILPNNPREFYPLVDDKWKTAELSRQFHVPMPKHYGVIDTFGGIQKTKDLVKDHPGFVVKPANGGMGNGILVIISSETSEHGKILYQKSDGKFLQEKELNHHISGILSGLYSLDGNSDTCILQERLECHPFFQEISFRGIPDIRVIVYLGYPVMAMLRLPTKESGGRANLHQGALGVGVNLSNGTLTHSVCNDKLIEIHPDTKQTLSGRVIPHWISILEMSSRCYDLSGLGYLGVDIVLDETRGPLLLEMNARPGLGIQIANREGLVGRLKIVERIRNSADGPKDRVHRILEEF from the coding sequence GTGATTTCCATTTTCCAAAAATTTGAATCAGCAGGTATTCTTGGAATCAATCGAAGGATCGGCGAATTCATCTTACCAAACAATCCACGTGAGTTTTATCCACTCGTGGATGATAAATGGAAAACAGCAGAACTCTCGAGACAGTTTCATGTTCCTATGCCGAAACATTATGGTGTCATTGATACCTTTGGTGGAATCCAAAAGACAAAAGACTTAGTCAAAGACCACCCTGGATTTGTGGTTAAACCAGCAAATGGTGGGATGGGAAATGGAATCTTAGTCATCATTTCTTCTGAAACATCGGAACACGGGAAAATTTTATACCAGAAATCAGATGGAAAGTTTTTACAAGAAAAGGAATTAAACCATCATATCTCTGGAATTTTATCTGGATTGTATTCACTTGATGGAAATTCGGATACCTGTATATTACAAGAACGTTTGGAATGCCATCCATTCTTCCAAGAGATTTCGTTTCGAGGTATACCTGATATCCGTGTCATTGTATACTTGGGATATCCTGTGATGGCAATGTTACGTTTGCCAACAAAGGAATCTGGTGGTAGAGCGAATTTACACCAAGGTGCATTAGGTGTTGGAGTAAACTTGTCAAATGGAACTCTCACACATTCAGTATGTAATGACAAACTCATTGAAATCCATCCAGACACAAAACAGACATTAAGTGGTCGTGTTATCCCTCATTGGATTTCAATCTTAGAGATGTCGTCGAGGTGTTATGATCTGTCTGGACTTGGATATTTGGGTGTGGACATAGTACTCGATGAAACAAGGGGTCCATTATTATTAGAAATGAATGCAAGACCTGGGCTTGGGATACAAATTGCAAACCGAGAGGGACTTGTCGGGAGATTAAAAATTGTGGAAAGGATTCGGAATTCGGCGGATGGACCAAAGGACCGTGTCCACCGAATCTTGGAAGAGTTTTAA